One Ardenticatenales bacterium genomic region harbors:
- a CDS encoding type II toxin-antitoxin system RelE/ParE family toxin gives MIRSFKSKEAERVFQRSFSRKRPHDIQTAAYRKLALLHSARALKDLLLPPSNKLEKLQGERQGPYSIRINDQWRICFIWQDGDAYDVEIVDYH, from the coding sequence ATGATCAGGTCCTTCAAGTCAAAAGAGGCGGAACGAGTGTTTCAACGCTCGTTTTCACGCAAACGTCCACACGACATTCAGACGGCCGCGTATCGGAAATTGGCTTTATTGCACTCAGCCCGTGCGTTGAAGGACCTGCTGCTTCCACCATCCAACAAATTGGAAAAATTGCAAGGGGAGCGACAAGGACCATATAGCATTCGCATTAACGACCAATGGCGAATCTGCTTCATATGGCAGGATGGTGATGCCTATGACGTGGAGATTGTAGATTACCATTAG
- a CDS encoding peptidase S10, translated as MPENNEKENGKPNGAAETPPLPKEELVTTQHTVTIDGQEIAYTVTVGTILLQDYDEQKPKASIFFVAYTRDDVDDAARRPITFSFNGGPGSSSVWLHLGVLGPRRVLMDPDGNPLPPPYRLVNNEYAILDKSDLVFIDPVSTGYSRAVPGENADQFHNFEKDIESVGEFIRVYTTRYHRWGSPKFLIGESYGTTRAAGLAGFLQERHGMYLNGVMLISCILQFQTARFTPANDLPFILFLPTYASTAWYHGQLPPQWQADLGETLAAVEAFALGDYARALLLGAEMPASDRQTIAQQLADFTGLSPAYIEQTDLRINIHRFVKELLRDQKRTVGRLDSRYLGIDRDAVGEHMEFDPSYAAIQGPYTATLNDYVRRELKFESDLPYEILTGKVHPWKFEKHQNEFLNVGETLRRAMTQNPSLQVFVANGYYDLATPYLATRYTFNHLGLDPSLQQNIQMTYYGAGHMMYLHLPSLAQLKADLARFMDRAAFGNTGA; from the coding sequence GTGCCCGAAAACAACGAGAAGGAAAACGGCAAGCCCAATGGCGCGGCGGAAACCCCGCCGCTCCCCAAGGAAGAACTCGTCACGACGCAGCACACCGTCACCATTGACGGCCAGGAAATTGCCTACACGGTCACGGTGGGCACGATTTTGTTGCAAGATTATGATGAGCAGAAGCCGAAAGCGTCCATTTTCTTCGTCGCCTACACCCGCGACGACGTGGACGACGCGGCGCGGCGCCCCATCACGTTTTCCTTCAACGGGGGGCCTGGCTCCTCGTCCGTCTGGCTGCACCTCGGTGTGCTGGGGCCGCGGCGGGTGCTGATGGACCCGGATGGCAATCCGCTGCCGCCGCCCTATCGCCTGGTGAACAACGAATATGCCATTCTGGACAAAAGCGACCTCGTCTTCATTGATCCGGTGAGTACGGGCTACAGCCGCGCCGTGCCCGGCGAGAACGCGGACCAGTTCCACAACTTCGAAAAGGACATCGAATCAGTCGGCGAGTTTATCCGCGTGTACACGACGCGGTATCATCGCTGGGGGTCGCCTAAGTTCTTGATTGGCGAGAGCTACGGGACGACGCGGGCGGCGGGGCTGGCGGGTTTTTTGCAGGAACGGCACGGCATGTATCTCAATGGGGTGATGCTGATTTCTTGCATTTTACAGTTCCAGACGGCGCGTTTTACCCCGGCCAATGATTTGCCCTTTATCCTGTTTCTGCCCACGTATGCGAGTACGGCGTGGTATCATGGCCAATTGCCGCCGCAGTGGCAGGCGGACTTGGGGGAGACGCTGGCGGCGGTGGAGGCGTTTGCGTTGGGGGATTATGCGCGGGCGCTGCTGTTGGGGGCGGAAATGCCGGCATCCGATCGCCAAACCATCGCGCAACAACTGGCCGACTTCACCGGGCTGTCCCCCGCCTACATCGAACAGACCGACCTGCGCATCAACATTCACCGCTTCGTCAAAGAACTCCTGCGCGACCAAAAACGCACCGTCGGACGATTGGACAGCCGCTACCTGGGCATCGACCGCGACGCCGTGGGCGAACATATGGAATTCGACCCCAGCTACGCCGCTATTCAAGGCCCCTACACCGCCACGCTCAACGACTACGTGCGCCGCGAACTAAAATTCGAGAGCGACCTGCCCTACGAAATCCTCACGGGCAAGGTGCATCCGTGGAAATTCGAGAAACACCAGAACGAATTCCTGAACGTGGGCGAAACGCTGCGCCGGGCCATGACGCAAAATCCATCGCTGCAGGTGTTCGTCGCCAACGGCTACTATGACCTGGCGACGCCCTACCTGGCGACCCGCTACACCTTCAATCACCTTGGCCTCGACCCCAGCTTGCAGCAAAACATCCAGATGACGTACTACGGAGCGGGTCACATGATGTACCTGCACCTGCCGTCGCTGGCGCAGTTGAAGGCGGACCTGGCCCGGTTCATGGACCGCGCCGCGTTTGGGAACACGGGTGCGTGA
- a CDS encoding HigA family addiction module antidote protein, producing MSEERIPPVHPGEVLLEDFLKPLGISQYRLAKEMHVYPRKINEIVHGKRAITADTALRLSRFLGTSAELWMNLQALYDLEVARDEIEDQLLRDVTPLAREDLPMMS from the coding sequence ATGAGCGAAGAACGAATTCCACCCGTGCATCCGGGCGAGGTGCTGTTAGAGGATTTCCTGAAGCCGCTGGGCATCAGTCAATACCGGTTGGCGAAGGAAATGCATGTTTATCCGCGTAAGATCAATGAGATTGTGCATGGTAAACGGGCTATTACAGCCGATACAGCCTTGCGTTTGAGCCGCTTTTTGGGTACGTCGGCGGAATTGTGGATGAATTTGCAGGCCTTGTACGACCTGGAAGTGGCGCGAGACGAGATAGAAGATCAGTTGTTAAGGGACGTGACGCCACTTGCGCGGGAAGACCTGCCCATGATGTCTTGA
- a CDS encoding FAD-dependent oxidoreductase, which yields MTATGYDVIVVGAGIFGVTTAIELRRRGHRVALFDPGPLPHPLAASTDISKAVRMDYGADEAYMRMGEAARQGWLTWNKTLFSRPLYHEVGMLFLNSTPMSPHSYEYESYQMLQKRGHHPERLNASDIAAQYPAWREGVFVDGYLNRQAGYVESGAVVESLLHTAITNGVTLHPHVSVQKLLMTGSRVTGVRTGQGETFAADHVVVALGAWTPLLVPDLAPIMFAVGQPVFHLQVSDPDLFQPPHFTVFAADISQTGWYGFPYHPQAQIVKIANHGVGRRVDPARDPRQVSDEDVQFLRSFLTESLPILAEAPIVYTRLCLYCDTLDEHFWIDRHPGYAGITVSAGGSGHAFKFAPLLGGLTADVVERKAHPFGKRFRWRDLRQDTHGEEAARNRHKRQPH from the coding sequence ATGACGGCAACAGGGTACGATGTGATTGTGGTTGGCGCCGGCATTTTCGGCGTCACCACAGCCATCGAACTGCGCCGACGCGGCCATCGCGTGGCGTTGTTCGACCCTGGTCCCCTCCCGCATCCCCTCGCCGCCTCCACCGACATCAGCAAAGCCGTGCGCATGGACTACGGCGCAGACGAAGCGTATATGCGCATGGGAGAAGCCGCCCGCCAGGGCTGGCTGACTTGGAACAAAACCCTCTTCTCCCGCCCCCTCTACCATGAAGTGGGCATGTTGTTTCTGAACAGCACGCCCATGTCGCCCCACAGCTACGAATACGAAAGCTACCAGATGTTGCAAAAGCGGGGGCATCACCCTGAACGGCTGAACGCGAGCGACATCGCCGCCCAATACCCCGCCTGGCGCGAAGGCGTCTTCGTCGATGGCTACCTCAACCGACAAGCCGGCTACGTCGAAAGCGGGGCCGTCGTGGAATCGCTGCTGCACACCGCCATTACAAACGGCGTGACCCTGCACCCGCACGTCTCCGTCCAGAAGCTATTGATGACGGGCAGCCGCGTCACCGGCGTGCGCACCGGCCAGGGAGAAACATTCGCCGCCGATCACGTCGTCGTTGCCCTGGGCGCGTGGACCCCGCTCCTCGTGCCCGACCTGGCCCCCATTATGTTCGCCGTTGGTCAGCCCGTTTTCCATTTGCAGGTTTCCGACCCCGACCTTTTCCAGCCGCCCCACTTTACCGTTTTCGCCGCCGACATCAGCCAGACAGGCTGGTATGGCTTCCCCTACCACCCACAAGCCCAAATCGTGAAGATCGCCAACCACGGCGTTGGCCGCCGCGTCGATCCCGCCCGGGATCCGCGCCAGGTGAGCGACGAAGATGTCCAGTTTCTGCGCTCTTTCCTCACGGAGTCGCTGCCTATCCTGGCGGAAGCGCCCATCGTGTACACACGACTCTGTCTTTACTGCGACACGCTGGATGAGCATTTTTGGATTGACCGGCATCCGGGTTATGCCGGCATCACCGTCTCCGCCGGCGGCAGCGGGCACGCCTTCAAATTCGCGCCATTGCTGGGCGGTCTCACGGCTGACGTAGTGGAAAGAAAGGCGCACCCTTTTGGAAAGCGTTTCCGCTGGCGCGACCTGCGGCAAGATACGCACGGGGAAGAAGCCGCCCGCAACCGTCACAAACGACAACCTCACTAA
- a CDS encoding MoxR family ATPase, with amino-acid sequence MPFQSIDDLQDALRDQLYIANRGLVTAIFLALKLQRPLFLEGEAGVGKTEIAKVIANMLDTDLIRLQCYEGLDVNHAVYEWNYTRQMLHIRLLEARGERPQEAELFGKEFLLQRPLLQAIEQSRRRAPVLLIDEIDRSDEEFEAFLLEVLSDFQITIPEIGTLKAATPPVVILTSNRTREVHDALKRRCLYYWIDYPSYDKELEIVRTKMPQASADLARQITAFIQELRQVDLYKVPGVAETLDWTAALVALDQRALSESVVEDTLGVILKYQDDVELLRGETLRQLLTRALTRA; translated from the coding sequence ATGCCCTTTCAATCTATTGACGACCTCCAGGACGCCCTCCGCGACCAGCTCTACATCGCCAATCGCGGCCTCGTCACCGCCATCTTCCTCGCCCTCAAACTACAGCGCCCCCTCTTCCTCGAAGGCGAAGCCGGCGTCGGCAAAACAGAAATCGCCAAAGTCATCGCCAACATGCTGGACACCGACCTCATCCGGCTGCAATGCTACGAAGGGCTGGACGTCAACCACGCCGTCTACGAGTGGAACTACACGCGCCAGATGCTGCACATTCGCCTGCTGGAAGCGCGCGGCGAACGCCCCCAGGAAGCGGAACTGTTCGGCAAAGAGTTCTTGCTCCAGCGCCCCCTGCTGCAAGCCATTGAGCAAAGCCGCCGACGCGCCCCCGTCCTTCTTATTGACGAAATCGACCGCAGCGACGAGGAATTTGAGGCGTTCTTGTTGGAAGTGCTGTCCGACTTCCAGATCACTATCCCCGAAATCGGCACGCTCAAAGCCGCCACGCCCCCCGTCGTCATCCTCACGTCCAACCGCACCCGCGAAGTCCACGACGCCCTCAAGCGGCGCTGCCTCTACTACTGGATTGATTACCCCAGCTACGACAAGGAACTGGAGATTGTGCGCACGAAGATGCCCCAGGCATCCGCCGACCTGGCCCGCCAGATCACAGCCTTCATCCAGGAACTACGCCAGGTAGACCTCTACAAAGTCCCCGGCGTCGCCGAAACGCTCGACTGGACCGCCGCGCTCGTCGCCCTGGATCAACGCGCCCTCAGCGAAAGCGTCGTCGAAGACACGCTCGGCGTCATCCTCAAATACCAGGACGACGTGGAACTCCTGCGCGGCGAAACCCTGCGCCAACTGCTCACCCGCGCCCTCACCCGCGCCTGA
- a CDS encoding molybdopterin-binding protein has translation MKFGPVPIAEAEGKILGHNVAGIDGRRVLRKGKPLTAADLDLLRRLGRRAVYVAEIEADDVEENTAAGRIAAAAAGAHVRLSGPATGRVNLHAAALGVLRVDVPRLAQLNECAGVTLATLPAQTAVNAGKMVATLKILPYAIPAAAVRQAEAIGNQPAPLLRLDPLTPKRAGLILSGSPAVQDRIIHSFQTALRARLAALNADLVAIDFVPLDDEDDERRLAQTIRAHLRAAHDLIILAGETAIMDRHDIAPRAVEQAGGTVICFGAPVDPGNLLMLAYHGAVPILGAPGCARSPKDNIVDLVLPRLLVGDRLTAADIVAFGHGGLLEDVPERPAPRARLTP, from the coding sequence ATGAAATTTGGACCGGTTCCTATCGCTGAAGCGGAAGGGAAGATTTTGGGGCATAATGTTGCCGGCATTGACGGCCGTCGCGTCCTGCGTAAAGGAAAACCCCTCACCGCCGCTGACCTCGACCTGCTGCGTCGCCTGGGTCGCCGTGCCGTCTACGTCGCCGAAATCGAGGCGGACGACGTGGAAGAAAACACCGCCGCCGGGCGCATCGCTGCCGCCGCCGCCGGTGCGCACGTGCGCCTGTCCGGCCCGGCTACCGGGCGCGTCAACCTGCACGCGGCGGCGCTGGGCGTGCTGCGGGTGGACGTACCCCGCCTGGCACAACTCAATGAATGCGCGGGGGTGACGTTGGCGACATTGCCGGCACAGACAGCCGTCAATGCCGGCAAAATGGTCGCCACCCTCAAAATCCTACCCTACGCCATCCCCGCCGCCGCGGTGCGCCAGGCCGAAGCCATCGGCAACCAGCCCGCGCCCCTGCTGCGCCTCGATCCCCTCACGCCCAAACGCGCCGGCCTCATCCTCTCCGGCTCCCCCGCCGTCCAGGACCGCATCATCCACAGCTTCCAGACCGCCCTACGCGCCCGCCTCGCCGCCCTCAATGCGGACCTGGTCGCCATTGACTTTGTCCCCCTGGACGACGAAGACGACGAGCGGCGGCTGGCGCAAACCATACGCGCCCACCTGCGCGCCGCGCACGACCTGATCATCCTCGCCGGCGAAACGGCCATCATGGACCGCCACGACATCGCCCCGCGCGCCGTGGAGCAGGCGGGCGGAACCGTCATCTGCTTTGGCGCGCCCGTCGATCCCGGCAACCTGCTCATGCTCGCCTACCACGGGGCGGTCCCCATCCTGGGCGCGCCCGGCTGCGCCCGCAGCCCCAAAGACAACATCGTGGACCTGGTGCTGCCCCGCCTCCTCGTCGGCGACCGGCTCACGGCGGCGGACATCGTCGCCTTTGGCCATGGCGGCCTGCTGGAGGACGTGCCGGAACGCCCCGCCCCCCGCGCCCGCCTCACCCCCTGA
- a CDS encoding tetratricopeptide repeat protein, with product MRAVLQWTLERLRARGTAWSHQSADLLVQRYVKGMSAKKYADEMLVSDATAQSRRRAAIRRVAGILRQQLQTPTEIVQLREWMIGLRYGGRPQEQQKTLRFLAVFRAPIPLSVRSPFAVEIFHACITQLCRVNLLQSNQTATQVTVHPEIRPYLLTLLPPDERSEWEQQAATHYEQHGDLLEAVYHWQMADHAQKAALLLIARPRERSKLPNALLRERLTAFKPGDLPLDLWAKLQILRGEVEEQISELKNAQQAYQEALGATDKGVKAEAYYRLGRIHRQIDPDAALIHFGHCERLLTDTTRPDHSELLAKVCISEAWVFIDHRPDAGQIEQNLARAEKAIPRATTERQVTLLSDLNNARAAALYVLRDQQPTQYQEEYIECRWQAWHYAQEARDAVRIMNTGHNLGMAYMRQGQYQAAFPLFQESHELAQQLGNRRMVAVNNKALGNWYVLNGADYEQAIPYLMRAYDYLREMDNQFHLATVCYDLAEAYALSGQGTAGKFYYNQGMSIASALGNEPLHAALTKLAQKYPELTLPLNARQQQGIGFMRVHGAVTNQEYRDLTDVSPRTAARDLNDLVDIGICKKVGRGRATRYQIALTVAVG from the coding sequence ATGCGCGCCGTCCTGCAATGGACGTTGGAGAGGTTGCGGGCCAGAGGAACGGCGTGGTCGCACCAAAGCGCTGACCTTCTCGTTCAACGATATGTGAAGGGGATGTCGGCGAAGAAATATGCTGATGAAATGTTGGTGAGTGATGCTACGGCCCAGTCACGGCGGCGGGCGGCGATCAGGCGGGTTGCCGGCATTCTCCGTCAACAACTTCAAACACCCACGGAAATCGTACAACTTAGGGAGTGGATGATTGGATTACGTTACGGTGGTCGTCCCCAGGAGCAGCAAAAAACTTTACGTTTCTTGGCAGTTTTTCGCGCTCCGATACCGCTAAGCGTTCGTTCTCCCTTTGCCGTGGAAATCTTCCATGCGTGTATCACACAACTCTGCCGCGTTAACTTGTTGCAAAGCAACCAGACAGCCACGCAAGTGACCGTTCACCCTGAAATCCGCCCCTATCTCTTGACCTTGTTGCCTCCTGACGAGCGGAGCGAATGGGAGCAACAGGCGGCGACCCATTATGAGCAGCATGGTGATTTGCTGGAAGCGGTGTACCATTGGCAAATGGCGGACCATGCGCAGAAAGCTGCGCTGCTGCTGATCGCACGACCACGAGAACGGAGCAAACTGCCTAATGCATTATTGCGAGAGCGATTAACTGCGTTTAAACCGGGCGACTTGCCTTTAGACCTATGGGCAAAGCTGCAAATCTTACGTGGTGAAGTCGAAGAACAGATAAGCGAGTTAAAGAACGCTCAGCAGGCATATCAAGAGGCATTGGGCGCGACCGACAAAGGTGTTAAAGCTGAAGCCTATTATCGGTTAGGCCGTATCCATCGCCAGATCGACCCTGATGCTGCGCTTATCCATTTTGGTCATTGTGAGCGTTTGCTCACAGACACCACTCGCCCGGACCATTCCGAACTGTTGGCCAAAGTTTGCATTAGCGAGGCATGGGTGTTTATCGACCATCGTCCAGATGCCGGGCAAATAGAACAGAACCTGGCGCGGGCGGAAAAGGCAATCCCACGTGCCACAACAGAAAGGCAAGTTACCCTGCTTTCCGATTTAAACAACGCCCGCGCGGCTGCTCTCTATGTGCTGCGCGACCAGCAGCCTACACAATACCAGGAGGAATACATCGAGTGTCGCTGGCAGGCGTGGCATTACGCGCAAGAAGCGCGGGATGCCGTGCGTATCATGAATACAGGACACAATCTGGGCATGGCGTATATGCGGCAGGGACAATATCAGGCAGCTTTCCCCTTATTCCAGGAGAGCCATGAGTTGGCACAGCAGTTGGGCAATCGGCGTATGGTGGCTGTCAACAATAAGGCTTTGGGCAACTGGTACGTGTTAAACGGGGCCGATTATGAGCAGGCAATTCCTTATTTGATGCGGGCGTATGACTACCTGCGTGAGATGGACAACCAATTCCATCTGGCTACTGTTTGTTACGATCTGGCCGAGGCTTACGCACTGTCAGGTCAGGGGACGGCAGGGAAATTTTACTATAATCAGGGCATGAGCATTGCCAGTGCGTTGGGCAATGAGCCGCTGCACGCCGCGCTGACCAAGCTGGCGCAGAAGTATCCCGAATTGACCTTGCCCCTAAACGCCAGGCAGCAACAGGGTATTGGCTTTATGCGGGTTCATGGCGCGGTCACCAATCAGGAATACCGCGATTTAACGGACGTTAGCCCGCGGACAGCCGCCCGCGATCTAAACGATCTGGTGGACATAGGGATTTGTAAGAAAGTGGGGCGGGGGCGAGCAACGCGCTACCAGATTGCGTTGACCGTCGCTGTAGGATAA
- a CDS encoding SDR family oxidoreductase: MTSLTNKVTLITGAGAGIGRAAALAFAQAGARLALVDIDEGAGQETARLAQEMGSEAIFVRADVRQAAEVAHMVQATVAHFGRLDCAFNNAGIEGPPTRTADTPEADFDQIIAVNLKGVWLCMKYEIQQMLAQGGGVIVNTASVAGLVGAHSMPAYAASKHGVIGLTKTAAVEYARKNIRVNAVCPAVIRTAMVERALDVMPQLAEGMIAANPSRRLGEPVEVAAAVLWLCSDAASFVTGAALTIDGGLTAQ, encoded by the coding sequence ATGACATCACTCACCAACAAAGTAACCCTCATCACCGGCGCGGGCGCGGGTATTGGACGAGCCGCGGCGCTGGCTTTTGCCCAGGCGGGCGCGCGGCTGGCGTTGGTGGACATTGACGAAGGGGCGGGTCAGGAAACGGCGCGGCTGGCGCAAGAGATGGGCAGCGAGGCAATTTTCGTGCGCGCCGATGTGCGTCAGGCAGCGGAGGTGGCGCACATGGTGCAGGCGACGGTGGCTCACTTTGGGCGACTGGATTGTGCTTTTAATAATGCCGGCATCGAAGGCCCCCCCACGCGCACCGCCGACACACCGGAAGCCGACTTCGACCAGATCATCGCCGTCAATCTGAAAGGGGTGTGGCTGTGCATGAAGTACGAGATTCAGCAGATGTTGGCGCAAGGAGGCGGCGTGATCGTGAACACGGCTTCGGTTGCGGGATTGGTGGGGGCGCATAGTATGCCGGCATACGCCGCCAGCAAACACGGCGTCATCGGCCTCACCAAAACCGCCGCCGTCGAATACGCCCGCAAAAATATCCGCGTCAACGCCGTCTGCCCCGCCGTCATCCGCACCGCCATGGTCGAACGCGCCCTCGACGTCATGCCCCAGCTCGCCGAAGGCATGATCGCCGCCAACCCCAGTCGCCGCCTCGGCGAACCCGTCGAAGTCGCCGCCGCCGTCCTCTGGCTCTGCTCCGACGCCGCCTCCTTTGTCACCGGCGCCGCCCTCACCATCGACGGCGGCCTCACCGCCCAGTAA
- a CDS encoding VWA domain-containing protein codes for MTDVNGQLLNNLILFGRLLRDLGMDVNPGRMIDVVHALQYVEIGRRDDFYHTLRTLLVNRRDDLAVFDQAFNLFWRRPTDGSIELNLGDLLQKRDQPPTLVMPPPLEEESAAPASPKQQEGDEETQEIIEVTRTFSTREVLRQKDFGDLSGEELAAIRRMMARLIWRLGERRTRRQQPGRGWRLDLRRSLRRNFRYGGEQLQWLRLTPRIKPRPLVIIADISGSMERYTRLLLHFLYSLAEGLDQRVEVFVFSTRLTRITRQLRSRDVDRALQEVAQTVPDWSGGTRIGDALKAFNFAWGRRVLRGGALVLLISDGWDRGDPELLRREMARLQRTSHRLVWLNPLLGSPRYEPLTRGIRAALPYIDDFLPVHNLVSLEDLALHLAQLDEKRSSRRQPIKTSGAAFVHGKNRVFPKNPVFEEFSKKPGF; via the coding sequence ATGACCGATGTAAACGGACAACTCCTCAACAACCTGATTCTCTTTGGCCGTCTGCTGCGCGACCTGGGCATGGATGTCAACCCCGGCCGCATGATTGACGTGGTTCATGCGCTGCAATACGTAGAAATTGGCCGCCGCGACGATTTCTACCACACGCTGCGGACGCTGCTCGTCAACCGCCGCGACGACCTGGCTGTGTTTGACCAGGCGTTTAACCTGTTTTGGCGCAGGCCAACCGATGGCAGCATCGAACTAAACCTGGGCGACCTGCTGCAAAAGCGCGACCAGCCGCCGACGCTGGTGATGCCGCCGCCGCTGGAAGAAGAATCCGCCGCGCCCGCGTCCCCCAAGCAACAGGAAGGGGACGAGGAGACGCAGGAAATCATCGAAGTGACGCGCACCTTTAGCACGCGCGAGGTGCTGCGGCAAAAGGATTTTGGCGACCTGAGCGGGGAGGAACTGGCGGCTATCCGGCGCATGATGGCCCGGCTGATATGGCGTCTGGGGGAGCGGCGCACCCGTCGCCAGCAGCCGGGACGCGGCTGGCGGCTCGATTTGCGCCGCAGTTTGCGCCGCAATTTTCGCTACGGCGGCGAGCAACTGCAATGGCTGCGCCTGACGCCACGTATCAAGCCGCGCCCGCTGGTGATCATCGCCGACATCAGCGGTTCCATGGAACGGTACACGCGCCTGCTACTGCACTTCCTCTACAGTCTGGCGGAAGGGTTGGATCAGCGGGTGGAGGTGTTCGTCTTCAGCACCCGCCTGACGCGCATCACGCGCCAACTGCGCAGCCGGGACGTGGATCGGGCGCTACAGGAGGTGGCCCAGACCGTGCCCGATTGGTCAGGCGGCACACGCATCGGCGACGCCCTGAAGGCGTTCAATTTTGCGTGGGGGCGGCGCGTGCTGCGCGGCGGCGCGCTGGTGCTGCTGATCAGCGATGGCTGGGATCGTGGCGACCCGGAGTTGCTGCGCCGGGAGATGGCCCGCTTGCAGCGCACCAGTCATCGGCTCGTCTGGCTCAATCCACTGCTGGGGTCGCCCCGCTACGAACCATTGACGCGCGGCATCCGCGCCGCCCTGCCCTATATCGACGACTTCCTGCCCGTACACAATCTTGTCAGCCTGGAAGACCTGGCGCTGCACCTGGCGCAACTTGATGAGAAACGCAGTTCCCGCCGCCAGCCCATCAAAACCAGCGGCGCGGCCTTCGTTCATGGCAAAAACCGGGTTTTTCCAAAAAACCCGGTTTTTGAGGAGTTTTCCAAAAAACCCGGTTTTTGA
- a CDS encoding XdhC family protein, with amino-acid sequence MQEVIADIDRWQADGHPVALATVIETWGSAPRKVGAKLALTPAGGMAGSVSGGCVEGAVFAAGVETLESGRPQLLTFGVADETAWDVGLACGGSIKVFVEPLPAAVYAVLREGVLADEGLAVTTVIAGPDNWLGTKAVVGPGGVVFAEMPASLQTKALAAAKEALTHGRSQSVTVNEPQPCTLFVEAILPLPNLIMVGGVHIAVALTHMARTLGYRTVVIDPRRAFGNTARFPHADQVIQAWPDKAFPQVKLNQGTAVAMLTHDPKIDDPALKIVLPSAAFYVGALGSRGTQEKRRRRLENAGIPPHLIQRIHGPIGLDINAQTPEEIALSIMAEIVAARRPPMSNPGAA; translated from the coding sequence ATGCAAGAGGTAATCGCGGATATTGATCGTTGGCAAGCAGATGGACACCCCGTGGCGTTGGCGACGGTTATTGAGACGTGGGGGTCCGCGCCGCGCAAGGTGGGGGCGAAACTGGCGCTGACGCCGGCGGGGGGGATGGCCGGCTCCGTCAGTGGCGGCTGCGTGGAGGGGGCCGTGTTCGCCGCCGGCGTGGAGACGCTGGAAAGCGGTCGGCCGCAGTTGCTCACTTTTGGCGTGGCCGACGAGACTGCCTGGGATGTGGGGTTGGCGTGCGGCGGCAGCATCAAGGTGTTTGTGGAGCCGCTGCCCGCGGCTGTGTATGCCGTTTTGCGCGAAGGGGTGTTGGCGGATGAGGGGCTGGCGGTGACGACGGTGATTGCCGGGCCGGACAATTGGTTGGGGACGAAGGCGGTGGTGGGACCTGGTGGCGTGGTTTTTGCGGAGATGCCGGCATCTCTCCAAACCAAAGCGTTGGCGGCGGCAAAAGAAGCACTGACCCACGGACGTTCCCAGTCCGTAACCGTAAACGAGCCACAGCCGTGCACCCTCTTCGTGGAGGCCATCTTGCCGCTACCCAACCTGATCATGGTGGGCGGGGTGCATATTGCCGTGGCCCTGACGCACATGGCGAGGACGTTGGGTTATCGCACGGTTGTGATTGACCCGCGCCGCGCTTTTGGCAACACGGCGCGTTTCCCCCATGCGGACCAGGTGATTCAGGCGTGGCCGGATAAGGCTTTCCCGCAGGTGAAGTTGAACCAGGGGACGGCGGTGGCGATGCTGACGCATGATCCGAAGATTGACGATCCGGCGTTGAAGATTGTGCTGCCGAGCGCGGCTTTTTACGTGGGGGCGTTGGGCAGCCGGGGGACACAGGAAAAGAGGCGGAGGAGGTTGGAGAATGCCGGCATTCCCCCCCACCTCATCCAGCGCATCCACGGCCCCATTGGCCTGGACATCAACGCCCAAACACCCGAAGAAATCGCCCTCTCCATCATGGCCGAAATCGTCGCCGCCCGCCGACCACCCATGTCCAATCCCGGCGCGGCATAA